The DNA segment AATACCGCCACGCGGTAGGGGGCTTCATCGTCGAGGTCCCGGCGGGCAAGCTCGATCGTCCCGGCGAGGCGCCGGAAGAGTGTGCCCAGCGTGAGTTGAGGGAAGAAACCGGCTACCGGTGTCGGCGCCTGGTACCCCTGGGACGGATCCTCACCACTCCGGGCTTTACCGACGAGGTGATCTGGCTCTATGAAGCTCACGACCTCCAGCCGGGTCCCGGTGCCTGCGAGGAGGGCGAGAAGATCGAGGTCTTCGAGGTCGGCTGGGAGCAGGCCCTGGCCCTGCTGCGGCGGGGAGAGATCGTCGACGCCAAATCCGTGGCCTGCCTGGCTCATGCCGCCCTGCGCCGAGGGATCCCTTCCCCCCTGTAACCCCCCCACCGTGGAGCGAACAATGTTGTTGCTGGCTGCCCGGCCGGGGGGGGCTCCCGCCGGGCGCCAGCCCCCCGGAGCGCGTTCGGTGCGCTCCGCAGCCACCCCTCTCGCCCGCCGGTGACGGCCCGGCGGCGCCCGCAGGCCCCCCCTCCCGGCGCCGCCGGGCGCGGGAGCGCCCCGGGATCCATCGGCCGGGCCGGCCGGGCGCGCTCAGAAAGCGTTCTTCAGGTCGTGGGGCTTGAC comes from the Acidobacteriota bacterium genome and includes:
- a CDS encoding NUDIX hydrolase, which encodes MDERARTLRSQRVYEGRLLRIDLEQVELPGGGRAELETIRHPGAAAVLPFLDDGRVVLIRQYRHAVGGFIVEVPAGKLDRPGEAPEECAQRELREETGYRCRRLVPLGRILTTPGFTDEVIWLYEAHDLQPGPGACEEGEKIEVFEVGWEQALALLRRGEIVDAKSVACLAHAALRRGIPSPL